Sequence from the Synergistota bacterium genome:
CTTTATGATCCTCGTTGGAGCGCTCTTAAAGAACTTATGAAGGGAGGTGCTTCAAGTGGCGGTTCCGAAGAGAAAAACGTCAAGGGCTCGCAGGGATAGGAGATTTGCTCACTGGCTGGGGAAATTGAGAGTTCCTAATCTCACAGTTTGCCCTCATTGTGCTGAGACCATACCTGCGTATAGGGTTTGTCCGGAGTGTGGATACTATAAGGGTAGGCAGGTCATAGAAATCGAGGAAGAAAAGGAGTAAGCGAGGCTTAAAACAAGGAAAAAAACACGATATTTGATGTTGCATGGAATAGGACGGAGGGGAAAACGGAGCCCGTTTTAGCGCGCAGATAGCCGAATATAAGAGAAGGTAAAAATACCCCAATAGTTAGGGGATTAACCCCTCTAAAAAGGTGAGCGCACGAAAACAGGAGGGACGTGAGTGCTATGCTTCTCCACGTTCCTCCTGTTATTTTTTCTATCTCCGTTTGAAGAAATCCTCTGAAGAATATCTCCTCGGATAATCCTGCCCCGAGAAATTGAAAGAGGATGAGCTTAAGGGATATGGTATGAAACCCATGAGCGTAAGAAAGCCCTATGGAGAGGGCGATAAACGGTACTAAGAAAAGGGCACAGGCTAAGGCAAACAGCTTAAGAGAGAGTTTCCAGTTTTTAAGCGTGAGGCCATACTCATTCCATGATTTCTTTGGTATCAGAAAGAGGGGAAGGTAAAGCATATAAGCTATAGCCAGTTCCGCTTTAAACCATAGTAAGAATATTAGCCCTGCATAGCTAAACGAACCTTTCAAAAACTTGATTCCCAAGCAATAGGCCCCTTTCCGTTAGTCTTATACTATTTTCACTCTCCTCAAGTAATCCATCCCTTTTAAGTTCATCTATGATTTCTCCATAGATCTCGTCAATCTTAACTCCAAACCTTCTAAAAAATGCATCCTTGTTTATGCCCTCAAGAAGTCTCAGATTCATAAGGATGGTTTCCTTTATCTCCTCCTCCTTATTGATTTTTATCACCTCTGAGAATCTCAGAAATCCCTCAAATGATTCTTCTCTCTTAAATCTCCATCCGTTATAGAAGGAGGATGCTCCTGCTCCTATTCCTATGTATGGTTCATTCTTCCAATAGGTAATATTATGAGTGCAAAAGTGTCCTTCGAGTGCGAAATTTGAGATCTCATAGTGTATGTAACCTTTTCTCCTTAGCATCTTTTTCGCTTCGATAAACATTTCGTATCCTTCATCTTCAGGCATATCATAGGTTCCTCTCTTTATTTCTTCATAAAGGAGTGTGTCTTCCTCAAGTATAAGGCTATATAATGAAAGATGGGGAGGAGAGTAGGTAAGAACTTCTTCTAAGGTTTTTAACCAGTCTTTCAGAGTCTGAGTAGGAATTGCATATATAAGGTCAACATTCCAGCTTTTAAATTTTGCTTCATTAACGAGATTGATGGCTTCTCGTGCGTCATCTGCCGTATGTGCTCTGCCTAAGATACTAAGAAGGTGATCATTTAAGCTCTGTACACCGAGGCTTAATCTGTTGACTCCTGCTTCCTTAAGAGCGTGAAGCTTTTTATCACTTATGGTTTTGGGATTTGCCTCTATAGTGATCTCGGCTTCTTCTAAGAGATTAAAACTATTCCTCATCTTATCCATGAGTGAGGTTAGTATCTCCGTATCATAAACCGTAGGGGTTCCCCCTCCTATATAAATGCTCTTTACCGTTTCATTTAGTAGTTTTTCTTTCCAGAAGTCGATTTCCTTGAAGAGCTTTCTTAGGTATTCCTCAGCCAAATCTTTTCTAAAGGGTACCGAAAAGAAACTGCAGTATTTACACTTTTTCAAGCAGAACGGAATATGAACATATAGGGCTATCATTCTTTTTCAAGTTGCATAAGAGCCAAAAAAGCTTCGGCAGGGACGTTAACCTTTCCGAGGGTTTTCATTCTCTTTTTCCCTTCTTTTTGTTTTTCGAGTAACTTCTTTTTTCTTGTGACATCTCCACCGTAGCACTTGGCTAAGACATCTTTTCTCAAAGGTTTTATATTAGCCCTTGCAATGACCTTTTTCCCTATGGCTGCTTGGAGTGCTACCTCAAATAGCTGACGCGGAATTATTTCCTTCAGCTTCTGAAGAAGAGAAACTGCCTTGTGATAGGCCTTATCCCTATGTACTATGAAGGAAAAGGCATCTACAGGCTCATAATGGATAAGTATATCTACTTTAACGAGATCAGATGTTCTGTATCCTATAGGTTCATAATCCATAGATGCGTATCCACGACTTACCGATTTTAGTCTGTCATGGAAATCTATTATCATTTCCGCCAAGGGAACTTCATACACGAGCATGACCCTTTCCGGACTCAGGTAATCCATGCTCTTGAAAACCCCTCTCTTATCCTGAAGCAGAGACATAACGTTTCCCACAAATTCGGATGGCGTGAATATGGTCAACCTCACGTATGGTTCTTGGATTTCCTTTATCTCCCCGAGGGGAGGGAATTTAGCGGGGTTATCGATTTCTGAGATTTCTCCATTGTGCTTTACCACTCTGTAGATGACGTTAGGTGTTGTTGCTATGATATCGAGCTCGAATTCCCTTCTCAGTCTTTCTAAGGCAACCTCCATGTGAAGCATACCAAGGAACCCACAACGGAAACCGGCGCCGAGAGCTACTGATGATTCTGGCTCAAACTGTATGGATGCGTCGTTCAGCTTCAACTTCTCAAGGGCATCCCTAAGATCTTCGAAGTTGTTTCTATCAACGGGATATATACCACAGAATACCACCGGCTTAACACTCCTGTATCCAGGCAGGGGTTCTTTCGCAGGATTTATTGCGTCCGTTATGGTATCTCCTACTCTTGCTTGCCTTAAATCCTTTATCCCAGCGATCATATAGCCTACCTCTCCGGGACCAAGCTCATCTTTCGGCTTCATTCCCGGCGTAAATACCCCTACTTCTTCCACCTCATAGACCTGACCTGTTGACATCATCATGATCCTTTGGCCGGTTTTAATAACGCCCTCCTTAACTCTGATATAGGTTATCACTCCGCGATAGCTATTATAGATGGAGTCGAAAATGAGAGCCCTTAAGGGAGCATCTGGGTCTCCTTTGGGGGGAGGAATACGTTCTATAACTGCATCCAATATCTCTTCTATTCCTATTCCCTCCTTAGCGCTTGCGAGCAGAGCTTCAGATGCATCCAAGCCTATTGCCTCTTCTATTTCTCTCTTAACCCTTTCGGGATCAGCGCTGGGTAGATCTATCTTGTTTATAACTGGTATTATCTCAAGGTCGTTTTCCACTGCGAGATAGGCATTTGCCACCGTTTGAGCTTCGACTCCCTGTGTGGCATCCACCACAAGAAGCGCTCCTTCACATGCTGCTAAAGATCTTGAAACCTCATATGTAAAATCCACATGCCCGGGCGTGTCTATAAGGTTTAGGATATATCCCTTATACTCCATTCTTACCGGCTGTGCTTTTATGGTGATTCCTCTTTCCCTCTCGATCTCAAGCATATCGAGGTATTGTTCAACCATCTTTCTTTCTGGGATCGTTCCCGTTATCTCGAGGAAACGATCTGCCAGAGTTGATTTTCCATGATCTATATGGGCTATGATGCAAAAGTTCCTAATCTTACTTTTGTCTATCATTTATTTTGATAAGCCCTCCTTAAAAAACTCATCAATTTTTTCAAGACCTTTTATCAAAGTTTCAGTCTCAAATCCAAATCCTATTCTAAAGTGCTCGGGAAGTTCAAAACAGGTTCCCGGAACGAGGAGGACGCCCTTTTCCACTATTAAAGCCTTACATATTTCCTCGCTGTTCATTTCTTTTTTTAACCAGGGAAACCCCACGCATCCCTCGCTTGGAGGAACCCAGTCGACTATATCATCATGTTCTTTAATCCAGTTGGAGATTATCTCAAAGTTCCTTCTGAGTATTTTCTTGTTTCTCTCAAGGATACTCTCCTTCTCTCTTAAGGCAAGGTAAGCTAAGTATTGTGTTATTGGAGAGACCGATATAGCGAGGTAGTCTCTTATCTTCCAGCACTTTTCTATAAACTCCTTTGGCCCAACGATCCATCCAATTCTCAAGCCTGGCAGACCAAATGTTTTTGAAAGTCCTCCCGTAGTTATAACCTCCGTAGAATATTTTCTCGCGGGGGGAGTTATCGGTTCTCCTCTCGACAGCATAAGATAAACCTGATCAAAGAGAATTTTCTTTCCCTTGCGAGTTAACTCCTCTATTATATGGGACATCTTTTCTTCTGGAAGAGATGCTCCGGTTGGATTATGAGGATGGTTTAGTATGATCCCTTCCGCTTCCTCAGCCTCCTTGATGAGCCTTTCTGGGTCAACGGAGAAGCTTTCTTCTTTTCTCAGCCTATAAAGCTTTACTTTCCTTCCGAATGCTTGAGGAAGCTCGTAAAGCTGGTTATACCCGGGATGCTCAGCCAAGAAAACCTCAAGATCCTCGCTTAGAGCAGCTATCGCGAGGAAATTTGCTTCTATCGAACCGTTCGTTATTATAACCTCACTTGGATCGGTATTGGGGTAAAGCTTAGCTACTTCTTCTCTTAGTGGAAGAGATCCTTGAATTTCTCCATAGTCAAGGTTTATATTCTCTACATCTTTCCAGTCTAAATGGGTTATATCTTTAAGCTCTCTGGTAGAAAGCGGAGCCATGGATGTTTCACCGAGATGAAACG
This genomic interval carries:
- the rpmF gene encoding 50S ribosomal protein L32; translated protein: MAVPKRKTSRARRDRRFAHWLGKLRVPNLTVCPHCAETIPAYRVCPECGYYKGRQVIEIEEEKE
- a CDS encoding CPBP family intramembrane metalloprotease, which encodes MGIKFLKGSFSYAGLIFLLWFKAELAIAYMLYLPLFLIPKKSWNEYGLTLKNWKLSLKLFALACALFLVPFIALSIGLSYAHGFHTISLKLILFQFLGAGLSEEIFFRGFLQTEIEKITGGTWRSIALTSLLFSCAHLFRGVNPLTIGVFLPSLIFGYLRAKTGSVFPSVLFHATSNIVFFSLF
- the hemW gene encoding radical SAM family heme chaperone HemW encodes the protein MIALYVHIPFCLKKCKYCSFFSVPFRKDLAEEYLRKLFKEIDFWKEKLLNETVKSIYIGGGTPTVYDTEILTSLMDKMRNSFNLLEEAEITIEANPKTISDKKLHALKEAGVNRLSLGVQSLNDHLLSILGRAHTADDAREAINLVNEAKFKSWNVDLIYAIPTQTLKDWLKTLEEVLTYSPPHLSLYSLILEEDTLLYEEIKRGTYDMPEDEGYEMFIEAKKMLRRKGYIHYEISNFALEGHFCTHNITYWKNEPYIGIGAGASSFYNGWRFKREESFEGFLRFSEVIKINKEEEIKETILMNLRLLEGINKDAFFRRFGVKIDEIYGEIIDELKRDGLLEESENSIRLTERGLLLGNQVFERFV
- the lepA gene encoding translation elongation factor 4, producing the protein MIDKSKIRNFCIIAHIDHGKSTLADRFLEITGTIPERKMVEQYLDMLEIERERGITIKAQPVRMEYKGYILNLIDTPGHVDFTYEVSRSLAACEGALLVVDATQGVEAQTVANAYLAVENDLEIIPVINKIDLPSADPERVKREIEEAIGLDASEALLASAKEGIGIEEILDAVIERIPPPKGDPDAPLRALIFDSIYNSYRGVITYIRVKEGVIKTGQRIMMMSTGQVYEVEEVGVFTPGMKPKDELGPGEVGYMIAGIKDLRQARVGDTITDAINPAKEPLPGYRSVKPVVFCGIYPVDRNNFEDLRDALEKLKLNDASIQFEPESSVALGAGFRCGFLGMLHMEVALERLRREFELDIIATTPNVIYRVVKHNGEISEIDNPAKFPPLGEIKEIQEPYVRLTIFTPSEFVGNVMSLLQDKRGVFKSMDYLSPERVMLVYEVPLAEMIIDFHDRLKSVSRGYASMDYEPIGYRTSDLVKVDILIHYEPVDAFSFIVHRDKAYHKAVSLLQKLKEIIPRQLFEVALQAAIGKKVIARANIKPLRKDVLAKCYGGDVTRKKKLLEKQKEGKKRMKTLGKVNVPAEAFLALMQLEKE
- a CDS encoding aminotransferase class I/II-fold pyridoxal phosphate-dependent enzyme — protein: MRFKPFKVEAWLDKYEPATAFHLGETSMAPLSTRELKDITHLDWKDVENINLDYGEIQGSLPLREEVAKLYPNTDPSEVIITNGSIEANFLAIAALSEDLEVFLAEHPGYNQLYELPQAFGRKVKLYRLRKEESFSVDPERLIKEAEEAEGIILNHPHNPTGASLPEEKMSHIIEELTRKGKKILFDQVYLMLSRGEPITPPARKYSTEVITTGGLSKTFGLPGLRIGWIVGPKEFIEKCWKIRDYLAISVSPITQYLAYLALREKESILERNKKILRRNFEIISNWIKEHDDIVDWVPPSEGCVGFPWLKKEMNSEEICKALIVEKGVLLVPGTCFELPEHFRIGFGFETETLIKGLEKIDEFFKEGLSK